The following coding sequences are from one Streptomyces venezuelae window:
- the cydB gene encoding cytochrome d ubiquinol oxidase subunit II: MELHDVWFVLIAVLWIGYFFLEGFDFGIGVLTKLLARDRVEKRVLINTIGPVWDGNEVWLLTAGGATFAAFPEWYATLFSGFYLPLLIILICLIVRGVAFEYRAKRPEERWQTNWEHAIFWTSLIPAVLWGVAFGNIVRGVKIDANKEYVGTFWDLLNPYAILGGLVTLTLFTFHGAVFASLKTVGDIRMRARKTALGLGLVTAVLALGFMIWTQADKGDGKSLIAMIVAAVALVGAIAAIRIGREGWSFALSGITIAAAVAMLFLTLFPNVMPSSLNEEWSLTVTNASSSPYTLKIMTWCAGIATPVVLLYQSWTYWVFRKRIGTQHIADAAH; the protein is encoded by the coding sequence ATGGAACTCCACGACGTCTGGTTCGTACTGATCGCCGTCCTGTGGATCGGCTACTTCTTCCTGGAGGGCTTCGACTTCGGGATCGGCGTTCTGACCAAGCTGCTCGCCCGCGACCGGGTCGAGAAGCGGGTCCTCATCAACACCATCGGCCCCGTCTGGGACGGCAACGAAGTCTGGCTGCTCACCGCGGGCGGCGCGACCTTCGCCGCCTTCCCCGAGTGGTACGCGACGCTGTTCTCAGGCTTCTACCTGCCGCTGCTGATCATCCTGATCTGCCTGATCGTGCGCGGTGTCGCCTTCGAGTACCGCGCCAAGCGACCCGAGGAGCGCTGGCAGACCAACTGGGAGCACGCGATCTTCTGGACCTCGCTGATCCCGGCGGTGCTGTGGGGCGTCGCGTTCGGCAACATCGTGCGAGGCGTGAAGATCGACGCCAACAAGGAGTACGTGGGCACCTTCTGGGACCTGCTCAACCCGTACGCGATCCTTGGCGGCCTGGTCACCCTGACGCTCTTCACGTTCCACGGCGCGGTGTTCGCCTCGCTGAAGACCGTGGGCGACATCCGGATGCGGGCGCGCAAGACGGCGCTCGGCCTGGGACTCGTCACGGCTGTTCTCGCCCTCGGTTTCATGATCTGGACCCAGGCCGACAAGGGCGACGGCAAGAGCCTCATCGCGATGATCGTGGCGGCGGTCGCCCTGGTGGGAGCCATCGCGGCGATCAGAATCGGCCGTGAGGGCTGGTCGTTCGCGCTGTCGGGGATCACGATCGCGGCGGCCGTCGCGATGCTCTTCCTCACGCTCTTCCCGAACGTCATGCCGTCGTCGCTGAACGAGGAGTGGAGCCTCACGGTCACCAACGCCTCGTCCAGCCCGTACACCCTGAAGATCATGACGTGGTGCGCGGGCATCGCGACGCCGGTCGTGCTGCTCTACCAGTCGTGGACGTACTGGGTGTTCCGCAAGCGGATCGGGACGCAGCACATCGCGGACGCCGCGCACTGA
- a CDS encoding cytochrome ubiquinol oxidase subunit I: MDLALAPETLARWQFGITTVYHFLFVPLTISLAALTAILETAWVRTGKEHYLRATKFWGKLFLINIAMGVVTGIVQEFQFGMNWSDYSRFVGDVFGAPLAFEALIAFFFESTFIGLWIFGWDKLPKKLHCATIWIVSIGTILSAYFIIAANAFMQHPVGYKIVERDGTKRAELTDFAKVLFQETTLVNFFHVISAAILVGGAFMTGIAIVHLRKKQHIRTMRMSMRLGLVTAFVGTLLTVVSADTLGKVMYEQQPMKMSAAEALWETEKPAPFSLFAYGDVAKGHNDVAIEVPGVLSFLAKNNFDAEIPGINDLNKQAQEKYGPGDYRPNIPTAYWSYRWMIGFGGVSMALCTAGLWLTRKKFWLAPEHRTGADDIPKLMLTKNTELSPKLGTWWWRLSQWTLIFPLIGTAWGWIFTETGRQPWVVYGVLRTRDAVSPGVSQGEVLTSLIGFTLIYAILAVIEVKLLLKYVRKGPPELTEADLNPPTKIGGPGSGKGTGSDSDSDSDADRPMAFSY, translated from the coding sequence GTGGACCTGGCTCTGGCGCCGGAAACCCTGGCGCGATGGCAGTTCGGCATCACGACCGTCTACCACTTCCTGTTCGTCCCCCTGACGATCTCGCTCGCCGCGCTGACGGCGATCCTCGAGACGGCATGGGTGCGGACGGGCAAGGAGCACTACCTCAGGGCGACGAAGTTCTGGGGAAAGCTGTTCCTGATCAATATCGCCATGGGCGTTGTCACGGGCATCGTGCAGGAGTTCCAGTTCGGCATGAACTGGTCCGACTACTCCCGCTTCGTCGGTGACGTCTTCGGGGCGCCGCTCGCCTTCGAGGCGCTGATCGCCTTCTTCTTCGAGTCGACCTTCATCGGCCTGTGGATCTTCGGCTGGGACAAGCTGCCGAAGAAGCTGCACTGCGCGACGATCTGGATCGTCTCGATCGGCACCATCCTGTCGGCGTACTTCATCATCGCCGCCAATGCCTTCATGCAGCACCCGGTCGGCTACAAGATCGTGGAACGGGACGGCACGAAGCGCGCGGAGCTCACCGACTTCGCGAAGGTGCTGTTCCAGGAGACGACGCTCGTCAACTTCTTCCACGTCATCTCGGCGGCCATTCTGGTCGGCGGCGCCTTCATGACCGGCATCGCCATCGTCCACCTGCGCAAGAAGCAGCACATCCGCACCATGCGGATGTCGATGCGGCTCGGCCTGGTCACCGCGTTCGTCGGCACCCTGCTCACCGTCGTCAGCGCCGACACCCTCGGCAAGGTGATGTACGAGCAGCAGCCGATGAAGATGTCGGCCGCCGAGGCGCTGTGGGAGACAGAGAAGCCGGCGCCGTTCTCGCTCTTCGCGTACGGCGATGTGGCCAAGGGTCACAATGACGTCGCCATCGAGGTGCCCGGTGTCCTGTCCTTCCTCGCCAAGAACAACTTCGACGCCGAGATCCCCGGCATCAACGACCTCAACAAGCAGGCGCAGGAGAAGTACGGGCCCGGCGACTACCGGCCCAACATCCCCACCGCCTACTGGTCGTACCGCTGGATGATCGGCTTCGGCGGGGTCTCGATGGCGCTGTGCACCGCGGGCCTGTGGCTGACGCGTAAGAAGTTCTGGCTCGCGCCCGAGCACCGCACAGGCGCCGACGACATCCCCAAGCTGATGCTCACCAAGAACACGGAGCTCTCGCCGAAGCTCGGCACCTGGTGGTGGCGGCTCTCGCAGTGGACGTTGATCTTCCCCCTCATCGGCACCGCCTGGGGCTGGATCTTCACCGAGACGGGACGGCAGCCCTGGGTGGTCTACGGAGTCCTGCGCACCCGGGACGCGGTCTCCCCCGGGGTCTCGCAGGGCGAGGTGCTCACCTCACTCATCGGATTCACGCTGATCTACGCCATCCTCGCCGTGATCGAGGTGAAGCTGCTGCTCAAGTACGTCAGGAAGGGCCCGCCCGAGCTGACGGAGGCGGACCTCAACCCGCCCACCAAGATCGGCGGTCCCGGCTCGGGCAAGGGCACCGGTTCGGACTCCGATTCCGATTCCGACGCCGACCGGCCCATGGCCTTCTCGTACTGA
- a CDS encoding metallophosphoesterase translates to MVEGSMTQGAGQGPDVRTATLRDFRVPAYIHETTGPAPVNPGAPGTAPDEGYTPTQRDLPVINRGDTVQVQVMPEPPQPRASEEYGPLFVVGDVHGYLAELVAALQEQGLLDAEGNWSAGNARLWFLGDFTDRGPDGIGVIDLVMRLSAEAAAAGGYCKALMGNHELLLLGAKRFGDTPVNSGAGTATFQAAWLLNGGQKTDMERLEDHHLQWMARLDAMEEADGHLLVHSDTTAYLDYGDSIEAVNDTIRETLTRNDADECWDLFRKFTKRFAFRDESGPSAVRELLDMYGGTRIVHGHSPIPYLLGDVGSEDESDGAGPVIEGPHVYADGLAIAMDGGVTMAGKLLVCQLPLSV, encoded by the coding sequence GTGGTGGAGGGGTCGATGACTCAGGGGGCCGGTCAGGGACCCGATGTGCGGACGGCGACGCTGCGCGACTTCCGCGTTCCCGCGTACATCCATGAGACGACCGGACCCGCCCCGGTGAACCCCGGCGCGCCAGGCACCGCGCCGGACGAGGGATACACCCCGACCCAGCGCGACCTGCCCGTCATCAACCGCGGCGACACCGTCCAGGTGCAGGTCATGCCGGAGCCCCCGCAGCCGCGGGCGAGCGAGGAGTACGGCCCGCTGTTCGTCGTCGGCGACGTCCACGGCTACCTCGCCGAGCTCGTCGCGGCCCTCCAGGAGCAGGGCCTCCTCGACGCCGAGGGCAATTGGTCCGCGGGCAACGCGCGCCTCTGGTTCCTCGGCGACTTCACCGATCGCGGGCCCGACGGCATCGGCGTCATCGACCTCGTGATGCGTCTCTCCGCGGAGGCCGCCGCCGCCGGCGGCTACTGCAAGGCGCTCATGGGCAACCACGAGCTGCTCCTGCTCGGCGCCAAACGCTTCGGCGACACCCCGGTGAACTCGGGCGCCGGCACCGCCACCTTCCAGGCCGCCTGGCTCCTGAACGGCGGGCAGAAGACCGACATGGAGCGTCTGGAGGACCACCACCTCCAGTGGATGGCACGCCTCGACGCGATGGAGGAGGCCGACGGCCACCTGCTCGTGCACTCCGACACGACCGCCTATCTGGATTACGGTGACTCGATCGAGGCGGTGAACGACACCATCCGGGAGACCCTCACGCGCAACGACGCGGACGAATGCTGGGACCTCTTCCGCAAGTTCACCAAGCGCTTCGCGTTCCGCGACGAGTCGGGCCCCTCGGCCGTGCGCGAACTCCTGGACATGTACGGCGGCACGCGCATCGTCCACGGCCACAGCCCCATCCCCTACCTCCTGGGTGACGTCGGCTCCGAGGACGAGTCGGACGGCGCGGGTCCGGTCATCGAGGGACCGCACGTCTACGCCGACGGTCTGGCCATCGCCATGGACGGCGGAGTGACCATGGCCGGAAAGCTGCTGGTCTGCCAACTCCCGCTGTCTGTCTGA
- a CDS encoding LacI family DNA-binding transcriptional regulator encodes MTAAGKHQVSRAETARRGNRQSRAGIRDVAAAAGVSITTVSDALNGKGRLPDATRRHVREVAERLGYRPSAAARTLRTGKSGLIGLTVTTYGDEPFTFTEFAYFAEMARAATSAALARGYALVILPATSRRSPVDVWSNVALDGTVVVDPSDHDPVVSELVRQGLPVVSDGRPAGSLPVTAWVDNDHEAAVLEILDHLAAAGARRIGLLTGTTTDTYTHLSTTAYLRWCERVGQDPVYESYPAHDPCAGAVAADRLLARPDRPDAVYGLFDPNGTDLLAAARRYGLRVPDDLLLVCCSESTVYATTEPPITTLSLKPRRIGTAVVQLLIDAIEGLDSGRPVEQVIPTELIVRTSSERRPPRTTVSPPRSPGSG; translated from the coding sequence ATGACAGCAGCAGGGAAGCACCAGGTGAGCCGAGCGGAGACCGCACGCCGGGGCAACCGGCAGAGTCGAGCGGGCATCAGAGACGTCGCCGCCGCCGCCGGTGTCTCCATCACGACTGTCTCCGACGCCCTCAACGGCAAGGGTCGGCTGCCCGACGCCACCCGACGCCACGTCCGCGAGGTCGCAGAACGGCTGGGCTACCGCCCGTCCGCCGCGGCCCGCACCCTCCGTACCGGCAAGTCCGGCCTCATCGGCCTGACCGTGACGACGTACGGGGATGAACCTTTCACCTTCACCGAATTCGCCTACTTCGCCGAGATGGCCAGAGCCGCCACATCGGCCGCCCTCGCCCGGGGCTACGCCCTGGTCATCCTGCCCGCCACCTCCCGTCGCAGCCCCGTGGACGTGTGGTCCAACGTCGCGCTCGACGGCACCGTGGTCGTCGACCCCTCCGACCACGACCCCGTGGTCAGCGAGCTGGTCCGACAGGGCCTGCCCGTCGTCTCCGACGGCCGCCCGGCAGGGTCCCTGCCGGTCACCGCCTGGGTCGACAACGACCACGAGGCCGCGGTCCTGGAGATCCTCGACCACCTGGCCGCCGCCGGCGCCCGCCGGATCGGCCTGCTCACCGGCACCACCACGGACACGTACACCCACCTGTCCACGACCGCCTACCTGCGCTGGTGCGAACGCGTCGGGCAGGACCCGGTCTACGAGTCCTATCCCGCGCACGACCCGTGCGCGGGCGCCGTCGCCGCCGACCGGCTGCTCGCCAGGCCCGACCGGCCCGACGCCGTCTACGGACTCTTCGACCCCAACGGCACCGATCTGCTCGCCGCCGCCCGGCGGTACGGCCTGCGCGTCCCCGACGACCTGCTGCTCGTCTGCTGCAGCGAGTCGACGGTGTACGCCACCACCGAACCGCCCATCACCACGCTCTCCCTCAAGCCGCGGCGCATCGGCACAGCCGTCGTACAGCTGCTGATCGACGCCATCGAAGGCCTCGACTCGGGCCGTCCGGTCGAGCAGGTGATACCGACCGAACTCATCGTGCGCACCTCGTCCGAGCGACGGCCGCCGCGCACGACGGTCAGCCCGCCCCGCTCGCCCGGCTCCGGCTGA
- a CDS encoding YibE/F family protein, with product MTTTEPPPPPPPQPPVSGTPPEGHGHGHGHGHSHSHGPAAPVSQHLRKVIAAVLIPFATAVVVGLVVLWPGGTPSHERTGVGFDRQTQAAKVTKVQELPCKDLSPSQTPPNGDTSTAEGQSAQSTATGICKKATVEVTSGEDKGRTFTEIIQPDSPRQLKQGQEVVVAYEPKAPEGLQYSVTDVNRKIPMALLAGIFALAVVVVGRLRGVMALVALAISFMVLTFFILPAILQGSNPLVVAVIGASAIMLIALYLCHGLTARTSVAVLGTLISLLLIGLLGSLFIGWAALTGNTDDNTGLIHGLYPSIDMSGLLLAGVIIGSLGVLDDVTVTQTSAVWELHQANPTMGWRGLYRAGIRIGRDHIASVVNTLVLAYAGAALPLLLLFSIAQSSVGTVANSELVAEEIVRTLIGSIGLVASVPVTTALAALVVSADRSTIPDRSTVPGRSTAPGHSTAPGRPSTAGATRASRGGKGRRRKR from the coding sequence GTGACCACCACAGAGCCGCCGCCCCCGCCACCCCCGCAGCCGCCCGTCTCCGGGACGCCTCCGGAGGGCCATGGACACGGCCACGGACACGGGCATTCCCACAGCCACGGCCCGGCCGCGCCGGTCTCCCAGCACCTCCGCAAGGTCATCGCGGCCGTACTGATCCCCTTCGCCACCGCCGTAGTCGTCGGACTCGTGGTGCTCTGGCCCGGAGGCACGCCGAGCCACGAACGCACCGGCGTCGGCTTCGACCGGCAGACACAGGCGGCGAAGGTCACGAAGGTGCAGGAGCTGCCCTGCAAGGACCTCAGCCCCTCGCAGACCCCGCCGAACGGCGACACCTCCACCGCCGAGGGCCAGTCCGCGCAGTCCACGGCCACGGGCATCTGCAAGAAGGCCACCGTCGAGGTCACCAGCGGTGAGGACAAGGGACGCACCTTCACGGAGATCATCCAGCCGGACTCTCCGCGCCAGCTGAAGCAGGGCCAAGAGGTGGTGGTCGCCTACGAGCCCAAGGCCCCCGAAGGACTGCAGTACTCCGTCACCGACGTGAACCGCAAGATCCCGATGGCGCTGCTCGCCGGAATCTTCGCGCTCGCCGTCGTCGTCGTGGGCCGGCTCCGTGGCGTGATGGCCCTGGTCGCCCTCGCCATCAGCTTCATGGTCCTCACGTTCTTCATCCTGCCGGCGATCCTTCAGGGCTCGAATCCCCTGGTCGTGGCGGTGATCGGAGCGAGCGCCATCATGTTGATCGCGCTCTATCTCTGCCACGGCCTGACGGCCAGGACCTCCGTCGCGGTACTCGGCACGCTCATCTCCCTCCTCCTCATCGGCCTGCTCGGCTCGCTCTTCATCGGCTGGGCCGCTCTCACCGGCAACACTGATGACAACACCGGCCTCATCCACGGCCTGTATCCGTCCATCGACATGAGCGGTCTACTGCTCGCGGGCGTCATCATCGGCTCGCTCGGCGTCCTCGACGACGTGACGGTCACCCAGACCTCAGCGGTATGGGAACTGCATCAGGCCAACCCGACGATGGGCTGGCGCGGCCTGTACCGCGCGGGCATCCGCATCGGCCGCGACCACATCGCCTCGGTCGTCAACACCCTCGTCCTCGCCTACGCGGGCGCCGCGCTGCCCCTGCTCCTCCTCTTCTCCATCGCCCAGTCCAGCGTGGGCACGGTGGCCAACAGTGAGCTGGTCGCCGAGGAGATCGTGCGCACTCTGATCGGCTCCATCGGCCTGGTCGCCTCGGTACCGGTGACGACCGCGCTGGCCGCCCTGGTCGTCTCGGCGGACCGCTCCACCATCCCCGACCGCTCCACCGTGCCCGGCCGCTCCACCGCCCCCGGCCATTCCACTGCCCCCGGCCGGCCTTCGACGGCCGGGGCGACCCGAGCTTCCCGCGGAGGGAAGGGACGGCGCCGCAAGCGTTAG
- a CDS encoding cyclophilin-like fold protein — MQIRISWPAGHVTATLAETPTSQALGKVLPLSATANTWGEEVYFDTGVSVPRESDARQVVEPGTVAFWTDGDALALPYGPTPISHGAECRLASPCNLLGQIDGDPGTLASVRAGDPVRVERV, encoded by the coding sequence ATGCAGATACGGATCTCCTGGCCCGCAGGCCACGTCACCGCGACCCTCGCCGAGACTCCGACCAGTCAGGCGCTCGGCAAGGTCCTGCCGCTCTCCGCCACCGCCAACACCTGGGGCGAAGAGGTCTACTTCGACACGGGCGTCAGCGTCCCCCGCGAATCCGACGCCCGGCAGGTCGTCGAGCCCGGCACGGTCGCCTTCTGGACCGACGGCGACGCCCTCGCGCTCCCCTACGGGCCGACCCCGATCTCACACGGCGCCGAGTGCCGGCTGGCGAGCCCCTGCAACCTCCTGGGGCAGATCGACGGCGACCCGGGGACGCTGGCCTCGGTGCGCGCCGGCGACCCCGTACGGGTCGAACGCGTCTGA
- a CDS encoding IclR family transcriptional regulator, with translation MRLLEAAASHQSGAPAKQLAREAGLALPTAYHLLRTLTHEGYLRRDKGLFVLGEAAERLSSSGAQQKRHARINETLAHLRDTLGVPMYFAVYREGEIDVVAVADTPGNPAVEEWADFRETGHAHAIGQCLLGQLDDEARQNHLDRYPVQSITRYTVRDDRTFIRRLDSMERMRPVLERQEYALGTLCAAVPIMAGDTAATMAISVSSSQADRLLPAAEKLQREIGKLLGTLAFSISI, from the coding sequence ATGCGGCTCCTGGAAGCCGCCGCGTCGCACCAGAGCGGGGCACCCGCCAAGCAATTGGCGCGAGAAGCGGGCCTCGCCCTCCCCACCGCGTACCACCTGCTCCGCACCCTGACCCACGAGGGGTATCTGCGCCGGGACAAGGGCCTGTTCGTGCTCGGTGAGGCAGCCGAGCGGCTGAGCAGCAGCGGAGCTCAACAGAAGCGGCACGCACGGATCAACGAGACTCTGGCGCACCTGCGGGACACCCTCGGCGTCCCCATGTACTTCGCCGTCTACCGAGAGGGGGAGATCGATGTCGTGGCTGTCGCGGACACCCCGGGAAACCCCGCCGTCGAGGAGTGGGCGGACTTCCGGGAGACCGGGCACGCCCACGCGATCGGACAGTGCCTGCTGGGCCAACTCGACGACGAGGCACGGCAGAACCACCTCGACCGCTACCCGGTTCAGTCGATCACGCGCTACACGGTCCGGGACGATCGGACGTTCATCCGGCGGCTCGACTCCATGGAGCGCATGCGGCCCGTCCTGGAGCGGCAGGAGTACGCGCTCGGGACACTCTGCGCGGCGGTCCCGATCATGGCCGGCGACACCGCGGCGACCATGGCCATTTCTGTCTCCTCCTCGCAGGCCGACCGACTGCTGCCGGCAGCTGAGAAGTTGCAACGGGAGATCGGAAAGCTACTAGGGACACTCGCTTTCTCTATCAGCATCTGA
- the thiC gene encoding phosphomethylpyrimidine synthase ThiC — translation MTTSDARTPASTQNDQKDQNGQVRSDEAGKSIGWHKAYVEGSRPDLRVPVRQVHLTNGKAVTLYDTSGPYTDPSAETDVRRGLPPLRENWIIARGDTEEYVGRPPRPEDDGIKHTSPRGGLKNLDAVFPGRPRQPRRGRDGQAVTQLAYARRGEITPEMEFIGIREGMDPEIVREEVAAGRAVIPANVNHPEIEPMIIGKKFLVKVNANIGNSAVTSSIEEEVDKMTWATQWGADTVMDLSTGRNIHTTREWVLRNSPVPIGTVPLYQALEKVDGKAEELTWEIYKDTVIEQAEQGVDYMTVHAGVRLPYVPLTARRKTGIVSRGGSIMAAWCLAHHKESFLYEHFEELCEILAAYDVTYSLGDGLRPGSIADANDEAQFAELRTLGELNTIAKRHNVQTMIEGPGHVPMHKIKENIDLQQEICEEAPFYTLGPLTTDIAPAYDHITSGIGAAMIGWWGTAMLCYVTPKEHLGLPNRDDVKTGVITYKIAAHAADLAKGHPGAQDWDDALSDARFEFRWEDQFNLALDPVTAREFHDETLPAEPAKTAHFCSMCGPKFCSMKISQDIRRQHGGDLGSEDIEAGMEQKSKEFAAAGNRVYLPIAE, via the coding sequence ATGACCACATCGGACGCACGCACGCCTGCCTCGACGCAGAACGACCAGAAGGACCAGAACGGTCAGGTCCGGAGCGACGAGGCCGGGAAGTCCATCGGCTGGCACAAGGCGTATGTCGAGGGTTCGCGCCCCGACCTGCGTGTGCCGGTCCGCCAGGTGCACCTCACCAATGGCAAGGCCGTCACCCTGTACGACACTTCAGGTCCGTACACCGACCCGTCGGCCGAGACCGACGTCCGCCGCGGGCTGCCGCCGCTGCGGGAGAACTGGATCATCGCCCGCGGCGACACGGAGGAGTACGTGGGCCGTCCGCCGCGTCCCGAGGACGACGGCATCAAGCACACCTCGCCCCGCGGCGGGCTCAAGAACCTCGACGCGGTCTTCCCCGGCCGCCCCCGCCAGCCGCGGCGCGGCCGCGACGGTCAGGCGGTGACGCAGCTCGCGTACGCCAGGCGCGGCGAGATCACGCCCGAGATGGAGTTCATCGGGATCCGCGAGGGCATGGACCCGGAGATCGTGCGGGAAGAGGTCGCCGCGGGCCGCGCGGTGATCCCCGCCAACGTGAACCACCCGGAGATCGAGCCGATGATCATCGGCAAGAAGTTCCTGGTGAAGGTGAACGCGAACATCGGCAACTCCGCGGTGACCTCCTCCATCGAGGAGGAGGTGGACAAGATGACCTGGGCGACCCAGTGGGGCGCCGACACGGTCATGGACCTCTCCACCGGCCGCAACATCCACACCACTCGCGAATGGGTCCTGCGCAACTCCCCCGTGCCGATCGGCACCGTCCCCCTCTACCAGGCCCTGGAGAAGGTCGACGGCAAAGCCGAGGAGCTGACCTGGGAGATCTACAAGGACACGGTCATCGAGCAGGCCGAGCAGGGCGTGGACTACATGACGGTCCACGCGGGCGTGCGCCTGCCGTACGTACCGCTCACCGCGCGCCGCAAGACCGGCATCGTCTCGCGCGGCGGTTCGATCATGGCCGCCTGGTGCCTCGCGCACCACAAGGAGAGCTTCCTCTACGAGCACTTCGAGGAGCTCTGCGAGATCCTCGCGGCGTACGACGTGACGTACTCGCTCGGTGACGGCCTGCGGCCCGGCTCGATCGCGGACGCCAATGACGAGGCGCAGTTCGCCGAGTTGCGGACACTCGGGGAACTCAACACGATCGCCAAGCGTCACAACGTACAGACGATGATCGAAGGCCCCGGTCACGTCCCGATGCACAAGATCAAGGAGAACATCGACCTCCAGCAGGAGATCTGCGAAGAGGCGCCGTTCTACACGCTCGGCCCGCTGACCACGGACATCGCGCCCGCCTACGACCACATCACCTCCGGCATCGGCGCCGCGATGATCGGCTGGTGGGGCACGGCGATGCTCTGTTACGTCACGCCGAAGGAGCACCTGGGCCTGCCCAACCGCGACGACGTGAAGACGGGCGTCATCACGTACAAGATCGCGGCGCACGCGGCGGACCTCGCCAAGGGGCATCCGGGCGCGCAGGACTGGGACGACGCCCTTTCGGACGCACGCTTCGAGTTCCGCTGGGAGGACCAGTTCAACCTGGCCCTCGACCCGGTCACGGCGCGGGAGTTCCACGACGAGACCCTGCCGGCCGAGCCCGCGAAGACGGCGCACTTCTGCTCGATGTGCGGGCCGAAGTTCTGCTCGATGAAGATCTCGCAGGACATCCGGCGCCAGCATGGCGGTGACCTCGGCTCCGAGGACATCGAGGCGGGCATGGAGCAGAAGTCCAAGGAGTTCGCAGCCGCGGGCAACCGGGTCTATCTGCCGATCGCCGAATAA
- a CDS encoding SsgA family sporulation/cell division regulator: MGETETVQAEVMMSFLVSEELSFRIPVELRYELGDPYAVRLTFHLPGDAPVTWAFGRELLIDGVGRPCGDGDVRVEPTDSMMLDEALIRLQVGGDQALFRVGIPPLLAFLDRTDKLVPLGQERALADFDAHLDETLDRILAEAQSAG, translated from the coding sequence ATGGGCGAGACCGAGACGGTACAGGCAGAGGTCATGATGAGCTTCCTCGTTTCCGAGGAGCTGTCGTTCCGCATCCCGGTGGAGCTGCGCTACGAGCTCGGGGATCCCTATGCCGTGCGGCTGACGTTCCACCTGCCGGGGGATGCCCCGGTGACCTGGGCCTTCGGGCGGGAGTTGTTGATCGACGGGGTGGGCAGGCCGTGCGGGGACGGAGATGTGCGCGTCGAGCCCACCGATTCCATGATGTTGGACGAAGCCCTGATCAGACTTCAGGTCGGCGGGGACCAGGCGCTGTTCAGGGTGGGCATCCCCCCGCTGCTCGCCTTCCTCGACCGGACGGACAAGTTGGTGCCGCTGGGGCAGGAGCGGGCGCTCGCCGACTTCGATGCGCACCTCGACGAGACGCTCGACCGCATCCTCGCGGAGGCCCAGAGCGCGGGTTGA
- the hisC gene encoding histidinol-phosphate transaminase has translation MSETNPRLRAELEGIPTYKPGKPAAAADGPAAYKLSSNENPYPPLPGVMESALAAAGSFNRYPDMACTALMSELADRFGVPTSHIATGTGSVGVAQQLLQATSGPGDEVIYAWRSFEAYPIITQVSGATSVRVPLTDGEVHDLDAMADAITDRTRLIFVCNPNNPTGTVVRRAELERFLDRVPKDVLVVLDEAYREFIRDPEVPDGIEIYRDRPNVCVLRTFSKAYGLAGLRVGFAVAHEPVAAALRKTAVPFGVSQLAQDAAVASLRAEDELMGRVGSLVNERTRVVEALRGQGWTVPETQANFVWLRLGDRTADFAAACEKAGVVVRPFAGEGMRATIGETEANDIFLQAAEAFRKEL, from the coding sequence GTGAGCGAGACGAACCCGAGGCTGCGCGCCGAGCTTGAGGGGATCCCCACCTACAAGCCGGGCAAGCCCGCTGCGGCGGCCGACGGTCCCGCGGCCTACAAGCTGTCCTCCAACGAGAACCCCTATCCGCCGCTGCCCGGCGTGATGGAGAGCGCACTCGCCGCCGCCGGGTCCTTCAACCGCTACCCCGACATGGCGTGCACGGCCCTGATGAGCGAGCTGGCCGACCGCTTCGGGGTGCCCACGTCGCACATCGCCACCGGCACCGGTTCCGTCGGCGTCGCCCAGCAGCTCCTCCAGGCCACCTCGGGGCCGGGCGACGAGGTGATCTACGCGTGGCGTTCCTTCGAGGCGTACCCGATCATCACGCAGGTCAGCGGTGCGACATCGGTGCGGGTACCGCTGACGGACGGCGAGGTGCACGACCTCGACGCGATGGCCGACGCCATCACCGACCGCACCCGGCTCATCTTCGTCTGCAACCCCAACAACCCCACGGGCACCGTCGTCCGTCGGGCCGAGCTGGAGCGGTTCCTCGACCGCGTGCCGAAGGACGTGCTGGTCGTCCTGGACGAGGCGTACCGCGAGTTCATCCGCGACCCCGAGGTGCCGGACGGCATCGAGATCTACCGCGACCGCCCGAACGTCTGCGTCCTGCGTACGTTCTCGAAGGCGTACGGTCTCGCGGGGCTGCGCGTCGGCTTCGCGGTCGCCCACGAGCCGGTGGCCGCCGCGCTGCGCAAGACCGCGGTGCCCTTCGGCGTGAGTCAGCTCGCGCAGGACGCGGCGGTGGCGTCGCTGCGCGCCGAGGACGAGCTGATGGGCCGGGTGGGTTCGCTGGTCAACGAGCGCACGCGGGTGGTCGAGGCGCTGCGCGGGCAGGGCTGGACGGTGCCCGAGACGCAGGCGAACTTCGTGTGGCTGCGGCTCGGGGACCGTACGGCGGACTTCGCGGCGGCGTGCGAGAAGGCCGGCGTGGTCGTGCGGCCGTTCGCGGGCGAGGGAATGCGGGCCACGATCGGCGAGACCGAGGCGAACGACATCTTCCTGCAGGCGGCGGAGGCCTTCCGCAAGGAGCTGTAG